GTATGGAAAAATCGTTTTTGAAAAAATAAAAATAAAAAAATCAAATATTTTGGTTATTATGTTTGATATTGATAATTTTAAACATATTAATGATACTTTTGGACACGACTTTGGAGATTTTATTTTAGAAGAGTTGTCAAAAATAGTAAAAAAAGTTTTAAGAGAAGATGATATTTTCATTAGATACGGTGGCGAAGAGTTTTTAATAATATTAAAAAAACTTTCATTAACAGATGGATACAAAATTGCACAAAAAATATTAAATGCCATAAACAGCCATACATTTGAACTTGGAGATAAGAAAGCAAAAGTGACTATAAGTGTAGGTTTATCAGAAATTCATCCCGATGATAAAACAATCTATGACATTATAAAAAGGGCTGACGAAAAGCTATACATAGCAAAAGAAAAGGGAAAAAACAGGATAGAAATATGAGGTGGAGAGATATTAAAAAAGGAAAAGTATCTCATAAGAAAGAGGAGACAAAACCCTCTATCATATCGGCTAGCATAAAAGATAGACTGAAAGCTTTTTTAACAGATACTTTTATGATAACAATGCCTATTATGTATATAGTGATATATCTTATTATGGGAAGCAGAGAAGAGTTCAAAGCTCATATGGGAACGGGATGGTTATATATTTTAATCCCCCATTTTATCGTTATCGTTACTTTATGGAGCATTAAAGGACAAACTCCCGGAATGAAAGCGTACGAGATAAAAGTTGTCAATAAAAACTTAAAAAATCCTAACTTTTTTCAATCTTCTCTTAGATATATTCTTATGCCAATATCCATCTTGTCCATTTTAGGGGTGATGATAGCATTTTTTAGAAAAGATAGACAAACTATGCATGATCTACTTTCTGGTACTATTACTATAAAAACTGAGGATGAAAGTGACAAAAAATAGTTTTTCATACCTCTTTTTTAACGTTTCAGCTTTCTATTTCTTCTTCTTTTCTATTATAGGAGTATATGTTATCTATATGCCTAAAGTTTTGGAGTTAAAAGGTTATAGTAGTTTTGAGATTGGCGTTGTTTTTGCAATGAGCCCATTGATGAGATTTATAACCCCTTTCTTTTTTTTAAAACATCTATTTTTAACTAAAAAACTATTTTTTTACTCTTTAGTTCTTTCTTTAATAAGTGGAATATTGTTTTACTTAACTATAAATAATTTTTATCTATTTTTAATTC
This Nitrosophilus labii DNA region includes the following protein-coding sequences:
- a CDS encoding RDD family protein, with amino-acid sequence MRWRDIKKGKVSHKKEETKPSIISASIKDRLKAFLTDTFMITMPIMYIVIYLIMGSREEFKAHMGTGWLYILIPHFIVIVTLWSIKGQTPGMKAYEIKVVNKNLKNPNFFQSSLRYILMPISILSILGVMIAFFRKDRQTMHDLLSGTITIKTEDESDKK